Proteins from a single region of Pseudopedobacter saltans DSM 12145:
- the mobC gene encoding conjugal transfer protein MobC, whose amino-acid sequence MQGEDDLRGLAKIMAFMRAVSILLVLMHLYWFCYGFFLERGWTLEIINKMLGNFDRTAGLFSHTLYTKAFALVLLALSCLGTKGVKNEKITWTKIYVALGVGFILFFLNTPLLKLPPATGTFLYILTISLGYIALLMAGVWMSRLLRTNLMDDVFNNENESFQQETKLMENEYSVNLPTKFYYKGKWNNGWINIVNPFRASIVLGTPGSGKSYAIVNNYIKQQIEKGFSMYIYDFKFDDLSTIAYNHLLKHRDKYKVQPKFYVINFDNPRKSHRCNPLNPDFMTDISDAYEAAYTIMLNLNRSWIQKQGDFFVESPIILLAAIIWYLKIYEDGKYCTFPHAIELLNKKYSDVFTILTSYSDLENYLSPFMDAWQGGAQDQLQGQIASAKIPLSRMISPQLYWVMTGDDFTLDINNPKEPKILCVGNNPDRQNIYSAALGLYNSRIVKLINKKGQLKSSVIIDELPTIYFRGLDNLIATARSNKVAVCLGFQDFSQLTRDYGDKESKVIQNTVGNIFSGQVVGETAKSLSERFGKVLQKRQSMTINRNDKSTSISTQLDSLIPASKISTLTQGMFVGSVSDNFDERIEQKIFHAEIVVDNETVATETKAYQKIPQILSFVNEQGEDKMKQEIESNYRQIKTDIMNIVVKEMERIKNDPNLQHLIQEDK is encoded by the coding sequence ATGCAGGGAGAAGACGATTTAAGAGGTTTAGCCAAAATAATGGCTTTTATGCGGGCAGTCAGTATTCTTTTGGTGCTGATGCACCTTTATTGGTTCTGCTACGGGTTCTTTTTAGAACGTGGTTGGACGTTGGAAATAATCAACAAGATGTTAGGCAATTTCGACCGGACGGCGGGCTTGTTTTCACATACCCTATACACTAAAGCATTCGCTTTGGTTTTACTGGCTTTAAGCTGTTTAGGCACAAAAGGAGTAAAGAATGAGAAGATAACCTGGACTAAAATTTATGTGGCTTTGGGCGTTGGTTTTATACTGTTCTTCCTGAACACCCCATTGCTGAAGCTTCCCCCGGCAACAGGCACATTCCTGTATATCCTTACTATCTCATTAGGTTATATCGCTTTGTTGATGGCAGGCGTATGGATGAGCCGATTGCTCCGTACTAACCTGATGGACGATGTTTTTAACAACGAGAACGAGAGCTTCCAACAGGAAACAAAGCTGATGGAAAACGAGTATTCTGTTAACCTACCTACTAAATTTTACTACAAAGGCAAATGGAACAACGGTTGGATTAACATTGTCAATCCATTCAGGGCATCAATCGTGTTGGGTACTCCGGGTTCAGGAAAATCTTATGCCATCGTAAACAACTACATCAAGCAGCAGATAGAAAAAGGCTTTAGTATGTACATCTACGATTTTAAGTTCGACGACCTTTCCACAATCGCTTACAATCATTTGCTGAAGCACAGGGATAAGTACAAAGTTCAGCCGAAATTTTACGTGATAAATTTCGACAACCCACGCAAGAGCCACCGTTGCAACCCTCTCAATCCCGACTTTATGACCGACATTTCAGATGCTTATGAAGCGGCTTATACCATAATGCTAAACCTTAACAGGTCGTGGATACAGAAGCAAGGGGATTTTTTTGTGGAAAGCCCAATTATTCTTTTAGCTGCCATTATTTGGTATCTGAAAATCTATGAAGATGGTAAGTATTGCACGTTTCCACACGCTATTGAATTACTGAATAAAAAGTATTCGGACGTATTTACGATTTTAACCTCATACTCTGATTTGGAAAATTATTTATCGCCCTTTATGGATGCTTGGCAAGGCGGCGCACAAGACCAGTTACAAGGACAAATAGCATCTGCAAAAATTCCGCTATCAAGGATGATTAGCCCGCAACTGTACTGGGTAATGACAGGTGATGATTTTACGCTTGACATAAACAACCCTAAAGAGCCGAAAATTTTGTGCGTTGGTAATAACCCCGACCGTCAAAATATCTATTCCGCAGCATTAGGCTTATACAATTCAAGGATTGTAAAGCTGATTAATAAAAAGGGACAGCTAAAGAGTTCCGTTATTATAGATGAGTTGCCCACAATTTATTTTAGGGGACTGGATAATCTTATCGCAACTGCGAGAAGCAATAAAGTCGCAGTTTGCTTGGGCTTTCAGGATTTCTCGCAATTAACAAGGGATTACGGCGACAAAGAAAGCAAGGTTATACAGAATACCGTCGGTAATATTTTCAGTGGACAGGTGGTTGGCGAAACGGCAAAAAGCCTTTCGGAACGCTTTGGAAAAGTATTACAGAAACGCCAAAGTATGACCATTAACCGTAACGATAAATCTACCTCCATATCAACACAGTTAGACAGCCTTATTCCTGCATCGAAAATTTCTACGCTCACACAAGGTATGTTTGTAGGTTCTGTATCGGATAACTTCGATGAACGTATTGAGCAAAAAATATTTCACGCTGAAATTGTAGTAGATAATGAAACGGTAGCAACAGAAACAAAAGCCTATCAGAAGATACCTCAAATATTATCTTTTGTAAATGAACAAGGCGAGGATAAGATGAAGCAGGAAATCGAAAGCAATTACCGTCAGATAAAAACAGATATTATGAACATTGTTGTCAAAGAAATGGAGCGCATCAAGAATGACCCGAACTTGCAACATTTGATACAAGAGGATAAATAG
- a CDS encoding sigma-54-dependent transcriptional regulator has protein sequence MSKVLIIDDEEKIRTLLSKIISLEGFDVVEAGDIKTGLKKLEIADVDVVICDVKLPDGSGVEATKDIKDKYPVTEIILLTAYGNIPDGVQAIKNGAFDYITKGDDNNKIIPLLYKATEKVSLAKRVLQLERQLANKYSFDNIIGKSKILNASIDAAKKVAGSETTVLLTGETGTGKEVFAQAIHNASNRSKQNFVAVNCSAFSKDLLENELFGHKAGAFTGAVKDSKGIFEEANHGTVFLDEIGEMPLDLQAKLLRVLETGEFLKVGDSKPTKVNVRIIAATNRNLQQEVEEGHFREDLFYRIAVFQISLPPLRERVIDIEELAIFFLRTFTNKTNKKINKISKNYLEALKQHSWKGNIRELKNVIERSVILTGTTELEEDSLPLELQRLGTLDNREKTLSAFELASVEKVHIQKVLNYTNGNKTETSKLLNIALTTLYRKIDEYHIK, from the coding sequence GTGAGTAAAGTCTTAATAATTGACGACGAAGAAAAAATCAGAACCTTACTTTCCAAAATTATAAGTTTGGAGGGTTTTGACGTGGTGGAGGCTGGTGATATAAAAACCGGCTTAAAAAAACTGGAAATAGCTGATGTCGATGTCGTGATATGCGATGTAAAATTACCGGATGGAAGTGGCGTTGAAGCGACCAAAGATATTAAAGACAAATATCCTGTAACAGAAATAATTTTGCTCACTGCTTATGGTAATATTCCCGATGGCGTTCAGGCAATAAAGAACGGAGCATTTGATTACATTACCAAAGGTGATGACAATAACAAAATTATACCCTTGCTCTACAAGGCAACCGAAAAAGTATCTTTAGCAAAAAGGGTATTACAATTAGAGAGACAGTTAGCCAATAAATATTCATTTGATAACATCATTGGAAAATCCAAAATACTTAATGCTTCTATTGACGCAGCAAAAAAAGTGGCAGGTAGTGAAACGACCGTTTTATTGACTGGAGAAACCGGAACGGGAAAAGAGGTATTTGCACAAGCAATTCACAATGCGAGCAACAGGAGCAAACAGAATTTTGTAGCAGTAAACTGCTCTGCTTTTAGCAAAGACTTGTTAGAAAATGAATTGTTTGGACATAAAGCCGGAGCATTTACAGGAGCAGTAAAAGACAGTAAAGGAATTTTTGAGGAAGCAAACCACGGGACGGTTTTCTTAGATGAAATTGGTGAAATGCCTTTAGATTTACAGGCAAAGCTGTTACGGGTTTTAGAAACAGGAGAATTTCTAAAAGTAGGTGATAGTAAACCAACCAAGGTGAACGTCCGTATTATTGCTGCTACTAATAGAAATTTACAACAAGAAGTAGAGGAAGGACACTTCCGTGAAGATTTGTTTTACCGGATTGCCGTCTTTCAGATTTCACTACCCCCACTCAGAGAACGGGTTATTGATATAGAAGAACTGGCGATATTCTTTCTTCGCACATTTACAAATAAGACGAACAAAAAAATCAATAAGATTTCAAAAAACTATCTCGAAGCACTGAAACAACATTCGTGGAAAGGCAATATCAGAGAACTCAAAAACGTAATTGAGCGTAGCGTAATACTTACAGGTACTACAGAATTAGAAGAAGATAGTCTGCCATTGGAATTACAACGTCTTGGCACTTTAGATAACCGTGAAAAAACACTATCTGCCTTTGAACTTGCAAGCGTAGAAAAAGTTCATATTCAAAAAGTGTTGAACTACACTAATGGCAATAAAACAGAAACATCAAAACTGCTCAATATTGCCTTAACTACTTTATACAGGAAGATTGACGAGTACCATATAAAATAA
- a CDS encoding DUF7674 family protein, translating into MEHEQKSEFEKIQQLEVEALDAIFKGQKKKVVSLFGKAEQLFQKGSSYTRTIISNTFILPLSQLLEMNYSWGKEYLILFPKQLKQEYCRQIYSSGI; encoded by the coding sequence ATGGAACACGAACAAAAAAGCGAATTTGAGAAAATTCAACAATTAGAGGTTGAAGCCCTTGATGCCATCTTTAAGGGGCAAAAGAAAAAAGTTGTGAGCCTGTTTGGCAAAGCCGAGCAATTATTTCAGAAAGGCAGCAGCTACACACGTACAATCATTTCCAATACATTTATTCTTCCCTTATCTCAACTGCTCGAAATGAATTACAGTTGGGGCAAAGAGTATCTCATCTTGTTTCCCAAACAGCTCAAACAAGAGTATTGCAGACAAATCTATTCATCAGGAATTTAA
- a CDS encoding DUF7674 family protein, with protein sequence MKSKQKINEDRAAVYLAEHHKEISNEIRELSAHKNFAGILQAVVNLIRCLLEKGEFTKITRHIRYIGWIYQRGNDYIRYIIENLFVRSFEGIRRRCSPNQWQQLYTEIPKPFQVVYLTQNNIIIQKIKI encoded by the coding sequence ATGAAATCTAAACAGAAAATCAATGAAGACCGTGCGGCTGTTTATTTAGCTGAACATCATAAAGAAATCAGCAATGAAATAAGGGAACTGTCTGCTCATAAAAACTTCGCTGGTATTCTTCAGGCAGTCGTAAACCTGATTAGATGCTTGCTCGAAAAAGGAGAATTTACCAAAATTACCAGACATATACGATATATCGGATGGATATATCAGAGAGGTAACGACTACATCAGGTATATTATTGAAAATCTATTTGTACGCTCATTTGAAGGCATACGCAGACGGTGTTCTCCAAACCAGTGGCAGCAACTATACACTGAAATTCCAAAACCTTTTCAGGTTGTCTATCTAACGCAAAACAACATCATAATTCAAAAAATAAAAATATGA
- a CDS encoding potassium-transporting ATPase subunit F: MIALFIIAIAVFFYMCYVLIKPEKF; the protein is encoded by the coding sequence ATGATAGCATTATTCATCATCGCCATTGCAGTATTTTTCTATATGTGCTATGTGCTGATTAAACCAGAAAAATTTTAA
- the kdpA gene encoding potassium-transporting ATPase subunit KdpA produces the protein MNTEILGIIAMFGVTLLLAIPLGKYIAKVYAGERTFLDPVFNPIERLFYKVSGINPDNEMNWKQHLVALLTINLLWFLMSMGILMNMESLPLNPDGNPNQSADLAFNTTISFLVNCNLQHYSGETGISYLGQIWLMFLQFVTAGVGMAAAVVLFKAFREKSTTQLGNFYNYFLKSCTRILLPISLILAAIFVFEGMPMTFEGKDTLTNLQGDTIEVSRGPVAAFVPIKHVGTNGGGFFGANGAHPLENPTYLTNMVEMFGQFIIPMAMVFAFGFFIRRKKFAWMMFGVMTVGFLLLAIPNINMEMNGNPAITQMGIDNSLGAMEGKEIRLGAAASGFWSIVTTVISTGSINSMHDSSMPLSGMNELLAMMINAFYGGVGAGILNFLIFIILAVFISGLMVGRTPEFMGKKIEAREMKIAMIIALAHPFLILVGTALAAALPQYTSATLANPGFHGFSEMLYEYTSSAANNGSGFEGLGDNTVFWNISTGIVLLLGRFLPIIGPVAIAGLLAEKKFIPESSGTLKTDTSTFGLMVFAVIAIIAALAFFPALALGPIAEYFSLY, from the coding sequence ATGAACACAGAAATTTTAGGAATTATAGCGATGTTCGGGGTAACGCTGTTACTGGCAATTCCCCTTGGCAAATACATCGCAAAAGTATATGCAGGTGAAAGAACTTTTCTTGACCCTGTATTTAATCCCATAGAGCGATTGTTCTATAAAGTATCAGGCATAAATCCTGATAATGAAATGAATTGGAAACAGCATTTGGTAGCATTGCTCACCATTAACCTGCTCTGGTTTCTGATGAGTATGGGAATACTGATGAATATGGAGAGCCTGCCCCTAAACCCGGATGGGAACCCCAATCAATCAGCAGATTTAGCGTTCAATACCACCATTTCATTTTTGGTAAACTGTAACCTGCAACACTATTCAGGTGAAACAGGCATCAGTTATTTAGGGCAGATATGGTTGATGTTTCTTCAATTTGTAACTGCGGGCGTAGGTATGGCAGCAGCGGTTGTATTATTCAAAGCATTTAGAGAAAAGTCAACCACCCAATTAGGTAATTTTTACAATTATTTTTTAAAATCCTGTACCCGCATTCTATTACCTATATCATTGATACTGGCTGCTATTTTCGTTTTTGAAGGTATGCCAATGACCTTTGAAGGAAAAGATACCCTAACCAACTTACAGGGTGATACTATTGAAGTAAGCCGTGGACCGGTTGCTGCTTTCGTACCTATCAAACACGTTGGTACAAATGGAGGTGGTTTTTTCGGTGCTAATGGTGCTCACCCATTAGAGAACCCTACCTACCTAACCAATATGGTTGAAATGTTTGGTCAATTTATCATTCCTATGGCAATGGTATTTGCATTTGGCTTTTTTATACGCAGGAAAAAGTTTGCCTGGATGATGTTTGGAGTAATGACTGTAGGATTTCTTTTGTTGGCAATCCCCAATATTAATATGGAAATGAACGGGAACCCTGCCATAACACAGATGGGAATTGACAATTCTTTGGGAGCAATGGAAGGAAAGGAAATCCGCTTGGGTGCAGCAGCGTCCGGCTTCTGGAGCATCGTAACAACTGTTATTTCTACAGGTAGTATCAATTCGATGCACGATAGCTCAATGCCATTATCCGGTATGAACGAATTACTGGCAATGATGATTAATGCCTTTTATGGAGGAGTTGGAGCGGGAATACTCAATTTCCTAATCTTCATCATTTTGGCGGTATTCATCAGCGGATTGATGGTGGGCAGAACACCCGAATTTATGGGTAAGAAAATTGAAGCAAGAGAGATGAAAATAGCAATGATAATTGCTTTGGCACATCCTTTCCTTATTTTGGTCGGAACAGCTTTAGCAGCCGCATTACCACAATATACATCAGCAACATTAGCCAATCCGGGCTTCCACGGTTTCAGTGAGATGCTGTACGAATATACTTCTTCGGCAGCCAACAACGGAAGCGGTTTTGAAGGATTGGGAGATAACACCGTATTCTGGAATATATCCACGGGGATAGTATTGCTGTTGGGTAGATTTCTTCCGATAATTGGTCCTGTTGCTATTGCAGGGTTGCTTGCAGAAAAGAAATTTATACCTGAAAGCTCAGGAACGCTCAAAACCGACACATCTACATTTGGTTTAATGGTGTTTGCAGTTATTGCCATCATTGCGGCATTGGCATTCTTCCCTGCGTTGGCTTTAGGTCCGATTGCCGAATACTTTTCACTTTATTAA
- the kdpB gene encoding potassium-transporting ATPase subunit KdpB yields the protein MNNNINKLFEPALVNEALKQSFFKLHPAKMFRNPVMFMVWIGTLVMAGVCVWIALGEQSQGSFAYNLIVTIILFATLLFANFAEAIAEARGKAQADSLRKTREETPAKLENGQTVSSSQLKKGDVFVCEAGDIIPSDGEIIEGLATIDESAITGESAPVIREAGGDKSSVTGGTKVLSDKIKVRVTTEAGESFLDKMIALVEGASRQKTPNEIALTILLAGFTLVFIIVVVTLKPFADYAQTPITIAAFISLFVCLIPTTIGGLLSAIGIAGMDRALRANVITKSGKAVETAGDVDVLLLDKTGTITIGNRKATKFYPVNGVDEKHFTKSVVLSSMADETPEGKSIIELAGVNPLSYQIQNPRFIKFTAETRSSGIDYENVKIRKGASDAIRNLVEKAGNLFPSETAEQVKSISSNGGTPLVVAENEKVLGVIELQDIIKPGIQERFERLRKMGIKTVMVTGDNPLTAKYIAEKAGVDDFIAEAKPEDKMNYIRNEQSQGRLVAMMGDGTNDAPALAQADVGVAMNSGTQAAKEAGNMVDLDNDPTKLIEVVEIGKQLLMTRGTLTTFSIANDVAKYFAIVPALFIASIPALQGLNIMNLHSPESAILSAVIFNAIVIPLLIPLALKGVAYKPIGASALLRRNLLIYGLGGIIVPFIGIKLIDILVSVFI from the coding sequence ATGAATAATAACATAAATAAATTATTTGAACCTGCATTGGTGAATGAAGCGTTGAAGCAATCATTCTTCAAGCTGCACCCTGCAAAAATGTTCCGCAATCCGGTAATGTTTATGGTGTGGATAGGTACATTGGTTATGGCAGGCGTATGTGTATGGATAGCATTGGGAGAACAAAGTCAAGGCAGTTTTGCCTATAACCTTATCGTTACGATTATATTATTTGCAACGCTATTGTTTGCCAACTTTGCCGAAGCCATTGCCGAAGCCAGAGGAAAAGCACAAGCCGATAGCTTACGTAAAACAAGAGAAGAAACGCCAGCCAAATTAGAAAATGGACAGACCGTCTCTTCATCACAGCTTAAAAAAGGGGATGTCTTTGTTTGTGAAGCAGGAGATATCATCCCCTCTGACGGTGAAATTATAGAGGGTTTGGCAACCATAGATGAAAGCGCCATTACGGGTGAGAGTGCCCCTGTAATCCGAGAAGCAGGAGGCGATAAAAGTAGCGTTACAGGTGGTACAAAAGTACTATCAGACAAAATCAAAGTCAGGGTAACTACCGAAGCAGGCGAAAGCTTTTTAGACAAAATGATTGCTTTGGTGGAAGGGGCAAGCCGTCAGAAAACACCAAATGAAATTGCTTTGACTATTTTGTTGGCAGGTTTTACACTCGTATTTATTATCGTAGTGGTTACACTTAAACCATTTGCAGATTATGCACAAACCCCGATTACCATTGCTGCATTTATATCGCTTTTTGTCTGTTTAATTCCTACCACTATTGGCGGATTATTATCAGCCATCGGTATTGCGGGAATGGACAGAGCTTTGCGGGCAAACGTCATTACCAAAAGTGGTAAAGCGGTTGAAACCGCAGGTGATGTTGATGTACTTTTATTGGACAAAACAGGAACTATTACCATTGGTAACAGAAAAGCAACAAAATTCTATCCTGTAAACGGTGTAGATGAAAAGCACTTTACAAAATCAGTAGTGTTAAGCTCTATGGCAGATGAAACCCCCGAAGGTAAATCTATCATAGAATTGGCAGGTGTTAATCCATTAAGCTATCAGATACAAAATCCTCGTTTCATAAAATTTACGGCAGAAACAAGAAGTTCCGGAATTGATTATGAGAATGTAAAAATCAGAAAAGGAGCTTCGGATGCCATACGGAATTTGGTGGAAAAGGCGGGAAATCTTTTTCCATCAGAAACAGCCGAACAGGTAAAATCCATTTCAAGCAATGGTGGAACACCACTCGTTGTTGCAGAAAATGAAAAAGTATTGGGAGTAATTGAGTTGCAGGACATTATTAAACCCGGGATACAGGAGCGTTTTGAGCGGCTGCGAAAAATGGGTATCAAAACCGTAATGGTTACCGGCGATAATCCATTGACGGCAAAATACATCGCGGAAAAAGCAGGTGTAGATGATTTTATTGCCGAAGCAAAACCGGAAGATAAAATGAACTATATCCGCAATGAGCAATCGCAAGGCAGATTGGTCGCTATGATGGGCGATGGAACCAACGATGCGCCCGCTTTAGCGCAGGCAGACGTAGGCGTAGCTATGAATAGCGGTACTCAGGCAGCTAAAGAAGCAGGCAATATGGTGGATTTGGATAATGACCCCACCAAACTGATTGAAGTAGTGGAAATAGGCAAGCAATTATTAATGACAAGAGGGACATTAACCACTTTTAGCATTGCTAATGACGTGGCAAAATATTTCGCTATTGTACCTGCACTTTTTATTGCTTCTATTCCTGCCTTGCAGGGCTTAAACATTATGAACTTACATTCACCTGAAAGTGCCATCTTATCGGCAGTTATATTCAATGCTATCGTCATCCCATTGTTAATACCGTTGGCATTAAAAGGAGTTGCCTACAAGCCTATCGGAGCGAGTGCCCTGCTTCGTAGAAACCTACTCATCTACGGCTTGGGCGGTATCATTGTCCCTTTTATAGGGATAAAACTCATAGATATTTTGGTTTCAGTATTTATTTAA